A window of Syntrophales bacterium genomic DNA:
ATACCGGGACATATCAGAATCCCCCCGACCTTCAGCCAAACACCTGGACTCTTATCAGGTTCCAGGAGGTATCCGATGGTAACGGTGGTGTCAACTGGTTATTTAGAAAAGATGGATGCATGCACTGCACCGATGCAGCGTGTGTCGAGGTGTGTCCGGAAAATGCGTTGTACTATACAGAGTTTGGAACGGTTGGTATTCGCCGCGAAAAGTGCATAGGCTGTGGAGCATGCGTCGATGCATGTCCTTTCGGGATTCCAAAGCTGGACGCAGAACTCGAGAAGGCCTTCAAGTGTGACATGTGCACGACCAGGCTGGAGAACAATTTATTGCCTGCCTGTGTCAAGGCGTGTCCCACCGGTGCCCTTCAGTTCGGCAACCAGGCAGACATCCTGAAAAAGGCATACGAACGTGCTAAAGAACTTGGTGGAGATGCATCAGTCTACGGGGATAAATTTGTAGATGGAACCCACGTCATATATGTCCTTACAGAAAAAGTGGACGTATATGATGAACTTCCGGTAAAACCGGCAAAGCAAGCCTCATGGAAGGATATGTTCAAGCCTTTTGGTTTGCTTGCGGCAGGTGGTTTGATTGGTCCCTCCTTCTTACGTTATCTTACTCAAGATCCAAAATCTAACGATGAGGGGACGGGAACAAGTAAGACGGAAGGTTAATGAAAAAGAAGATGGTTTAAGCTTTTGAAGGAAAAGGCCTGCTCGATATGAGCAGGCCTTTTTTGTAAGGCGCGGTTTTTTACTTCACGATCTTTATTACTTCTCTGAATTTTTCATGTTCCGCAGATTTCAGCAATTCAAATAACACAATCTCCGTACTTGTCAAACTTGCGCCGCCATCTTGCATTTTCTCAAGCCCTATGTTTCTGTTTCTAACTGTTCTTGAAGAAACTGCGTCTGCAATAATATGGACTTCATAATCCATATTAAGCAGACCCATAGTCGTCTGATAGACACAGATATGCGTTTCGATTCCTGTAAGCAAAAGCTGGTTCCTGTTCAGCGATTTAAGTTCACGCATAAAGCGTTCGTTATCACAGCAGTTAAAGTTAGTTTTACTTATATGTTGAATGCCGGAGAGGAGGTTGTCGATTTCAGGTATCGTCGAACCAAGTTTGTCAGGGGTCTGTTCTACCGCGAGGATGGGTATTCCAAAGACGCTTGCCCCTTTAATTATCTTCTGTGCGTTTTCAAAAAGTTGATGCTTTTCATACATCGAATGGGCCAGATTGCCCTGAAAGTCAACAACAATTAAGGCCATATTTTCTAAAGTAAGCATGAGCAATAACTCCTTTCTACAATAACAGCTTCCACTGTCCTGTTTGAGGTTAAACCTGATACACTCATAAAAAGTCACCTTTCTTTGCTCAGAACCACTTTGGGGATGCTGTTATTGCCCGTCTAAAAATCTAAAACTCGTGCTAACGCACTCAAACAGTTAGATTTTCTTAACGCCGGTCACTACCACCATCTTTTCCCCAAAATGCTTAAATTACTTACGTTATTCTTCGAATTCGCTCCGAAAAGACTTTTTGCGAGTGCATCAAACCTGGCTAACTATAATATCATTAATAGATCGCTTTGGCACATGGTGCTTGCCTTCGCTGTCACGCCAGTATTTTATGTTTCCATCAGGGCCAACGGTTTCTATTATCACCGTTTCCTTTGGTTTTCCGAGGGCCAGGACAAGAATTATTTCGAGGTGCGGTGGTAGTTTGAGGATTTCGCGAAGTTTTGTCCGACTGATTGAGGCGATCATACAGCCCCCTAAACCCTTTTCCGTTGCACCAAGAAGGATATTCTGGGCAGCAATTCCGTGATCACAGCCAGTGGATCGGCTTATCTGTGTATCTGCGAGTATAATGATGTATGCGGATGGCCTTTCCCCTTCTGATGGACCGGACCAGTCTTTCAGATAACCGGCCCACTCAAGGTGTGGAAATATCAGGGCATTCTTTTGAACTTCACAGGAAAGGACATATTTTAGCGGTTGCATATTGGCTGCCGAAGCAGAGATTCTCGCAAGATCAACAAGTTCTCTCAGTGTACCAAGTTCAATGACAAAATCCTGATAAAATCTTCTGTAGCTTCTGTTTTTCTGTATCAAATCTCTTATCATTTGCCCTCCTCATAGTTTTAAAATTAGGTATATTAAAAAGAAACTTTAGAAATCGAAACTAACATTAATCTTGAAATTCTGTTTAGCAGGCATGTTGAGTATATCAGACATGCCAGTTTTTTCGCTAATTTCCGTCAGCGATTTTTGTATCTCTTCTTCGGTGGAAGCCATGAAAGTAAACCAGACATTGTATTCGTGGTTTCTTCTGTAATTATGGGTTACCCCCGGATAAGAATTGACGATTTCGACAAATTCTTTCAGCTTCTCCTCTGAGACCCGAGCGGCACAGAGAGTGCTTGCAAAACCAAGTTTTCGGGTGTCAAACACTGCGCCCATTCTGCGAATGATCCCTGTCTCCTTCAGCTTTTTGACACGTTTCAGGACTTCATCCTCACCGATGCCGATTTTTTTAGCCAGAACGGTAAAGGGTTTTACATCAATCGGAAAATCGGTCTGGATAATATTAAGAATTTTTTTGTCTATTGGATCCATGATAAAGTTTCATGTTTCAGGTTTCAAGACTTTAAACTTTAGAGGCTGGCTTTGCTATGAAAGCGTACCCCCTTGAATTAACTTTGGAATAAAATCGTACCGAAAATATGTAGTTTAAATTGATTCATAGCAATCAAAGTAACATTCTTCTATCCCCTTATTTTATAATGCTAAAACCATACAATCATGTCGTTTAAAAAGTTTTTAAAAGTACCTTCTGTATTGAGCATTGTAATAATTCAAAAATAAAGGGGGGTACGCTTTTATTCCAAAGTTAGCATTTAGACTTTAAACTTGAAACCTTCTTTTTCGGTTCATAAATACAAAATGGTTCCTCAGCCAGGTAGTCTCCCGTGATTTCATAAGCGCGTGCACGGCAACCGCCGCACACCTTAATAAATTCGCACCTGCCGCATTTCCCCTTGTACTTACTCAAATCCCTCAGATCAGTAAAAACAGGGGAATTATTCCAAACATCTTCCAAGCTTTTTTCTTTGAGTTGACCACAG
This region includes:
- a CDS encoding 4Fe-4S dicluster domain-containing protein, with the protein product MSKKAKLIDLSKCTGCRGCQLACKQWNGLPAKQTKNTGTYQNPPDLQPNTWTLIRFQEVSDGNGGVNWLFRKDGCMHCTDAACVEVCPENALYYTEFGTVGIRREKCIGCGACVDACPFGIPKLDAELEKAFKCDMCTTRLENNLLPACVKACPTGALQFGNQADILKKAYERAKELGGDASVYGDKFVDGTHVIYVLTEKVDVYDELPVKPAKQASWKDMFKPFGLLAAGGLIGPSFLRYLTQDPKSNDEGTGTSKTEG
- a CDS encoding hydrolase, which encodes MLTLENMALIVVDFQGNLAHSMYEKHQLFENAQKIIKGASVFGIPILAVEQTPDKLGSTIPEIDNLLSGIQHISKTNFNCCDNERFMRELKSLNRNQLLLTGIETHICVYQTTMGLLNMDYEVHIIADAVSSRTVRNRNIGLEKMQDGGASLTSTEIVLFELLKSAEHEKFREVIKIVK
- a CDS encoding nitroreductase family protein, which encodes MIRDLIQKNRSYRRFYQDFVIELGTLRELVDLARISASAANMQPLKYVLSCEVQKNALIFPHLEWAGYLKDWSGPSEGERPSAYIIILADTQISRSTGCDHGIAAQNILLGATEKGLGGCMIASISRTKLREILKLPPHLEIILVLALGKPKETVIIETVGPDGNIKYWRDSEGKHHVPKRSINDIIVSQV
- a CDS encoding AsnC family transcriptional regulator, translated to MDPIDKKILNIIQTDFPIDVKPFTVLAKKIGIGEDEVLKRVKKLKETGIIRRMGAVFDTRKLGFASTLCAARVSEEKLKEFVEIVNSYPGVTHNYRRNHEYNVWFTFMASTEEEIQKSLTEISEKTGMSDILNMPAKQNFKINVSFDF